A genomic segment from Petrotoga sp. 9PWA.NaAc.5.4 encodes:
- a CDS encoding glycosyltransferase, translating to MVSNNEGLLSVAMIVKDEEANIRRALESIIDVVDEIIVVDTGSTDRTPEIVKEYTDKLYFHEWQNDFSEARNYSLQFPTCEWVLRLDADEEASESFRKNIRDFLKSLDKSVNTVYLPIISYLDPDLKHTEVASIPVIFRRGTVYFKNIVHNQSIYKPKVVHANFPILHYGYIWTRSLRKKKYERTGNLIREHLQTAKDPLERIYYLVQLYKTESIGGYTYKKNQVAWETLEEIKKVGQIPAIGLEFLYLFGLDCVLGGLNEMAKELFEKCIQAAPQYPDPYFGMIVLLEREKNWDELLTWGKKFFDVLEDAMKNVEKFDWTIMSFKQIPLANMLMARAALNEKDLSEFNKYLTGAFSEESPSFDKKNIYILLHEVNQNIKTKEEFEEILPSIKVMVESLHKQGTVIYYDLLIEKIAELQVETEEDILEKLTYRNPISKYVINKLKTKEDQLLDFLTKENYTEFVEKSGIPGLLLFYSILKNTKDIVGILKILSSLRKVENEKVQGVLYALLGDCYLKIKRFKEALEMYKKSLEAVPELSMFIKPIVEDLNTKLDPLMDGVYEEMYAHFSSGKEFIFNIMEYIGQENVQKLYLISDTPFALYTSGVSYIQKDSDKAKELLSKIENTQEFPFYYYRLAKIYEKEDMKKAFELHKKAVEENNKLADFALGRYTYSGLYPNARYNFMKNDDKIIWVGNISEKFSTLGIIHPIRSWKKGNNFMYAIPYPADEALKIYEEREKETYKTKPFEVKKEYILKGLIDSEFNELKVVGFEEEKYKSIFDDLEITVNQDSKNLLIIGEFEKNYDMSSLLKNAEKVLAFVYVPDLNDRENIIWFGPNFRVLRTTKQLEELFKKEGFKITKLEALNDNLRSILAQKS from the coding sequence ATGGTTTCAAACAATGAAGGCCTTCTTTCTGTAGCAATGATAGTAAAAGATGAAGAAGCTAATATAAGACGAGCTTTAGAATCAATCATTGACGTAGTAGACGAAATAATTGTTGTAGATACAGGTTCAACTGATAGAACTCCTGAGATAGTAAAAGAATACACAGACAAACTATACTTTCATGAATGGCAAAATGATTTTTCTGAAGCAAGAAACTATTCCCTACAATTTCCAACTTGTGAATGGGTATTAAGATTAGATGCTGATGAAGAAGCATCAGAATCTTTTAGAAAAAATATACGTGACTTTTTAAAAAGCCTTGATAAATCGGTAAATACAGTATACCTTCCAATTATTAGTTATCTTGATCCTGATCTAAAACACACTGAAGTCGCATCTATACCTGTAATTTTTAGAAGAGGTACCGTTTATTTTAAAAACATTGTTCACAACCAATCTATCTACAAACCAAAAGTAGTACATGCTAATTTCCCTATTTTGCACTATGGATACATTTGGACAAGATCGTTAAGAAAGAAAAAATATGAAAGAACTGGAAATCTTATTAGAGAACATTTACAAACAGCAAAAGACCCTTTAGAAAGAATATATTACTTAGTTCAGTTGTATAAAACAGAATCTATCGGAGGATATACCTATAAAAAGAATCAAGTAGCTTGGGAAACCTTAGAAGAAATAAAAAAAGTAGGGCAGATTCCTGCGATAGGTCTTGAGTTTTTGTATCTATTTGGTTTAGATTGTGTGCTTGGTGGTCTCAATGAAATGGCAAAAGAATTATTTGAAAAATGTATTCAAGCTGCCCCTCAATATCCAGACCCATATTTTGGCATGATTGTTCTGTTAGAAAGAGAAAAAAATTGGGATGAACTACTAACCTGGGGTAAAAAGTTTTTTGATGTGCTTGAAGATGCTATGAAAAATGTAGAAAAGTTTGATTGGACAATTATGTCTTTCAAACAAATCCCTCTTGCAAATATGTTAATGGCAAGAGCCGCTTTAAATGAAAAGGATTTGAGCGAATTCAATAAATATCTTACTGGAGCATTTTCAGAAGAAAGTCCTTCTTTTGATAAGAAGAATATATACATATTATTGCATGAAGTAAATCAGAACATAAAAACAAAAGAAGAGTTTGAAGAGATATTACCGAGCATAAAAGTTATGGTTGAAAGCCTACATAAACAAGGGACTGTTATTTATTACGATTTATTGATTGAAAAGATAGCTGAATTGCAAGTTGAAACAGAAGAAGACATTTTAGAAAAATTGACTTATAGGAATCCAATATCTAAATATGTAATAAACAAATTGAAAACAAAAGAAGATCAACTTTTAGATTTTTTAACAAAAGAAAATTATACAGAGTTTGTTGAAAAAAGTGGAATACCAGGACTTTTACTATTTTATTCAATACTTAAAAACACGAAAGATATCGTCGGCATTTTAAAGATATTATCTTCTTTAAGAAAAGTGGAAAACGAAAAAGTTCAAGGAGTTTTATACGCCTTATTAGGTGATTGCTACCTAAAGATAAAACGATTTAAAGAAGCTCTTGAGATGTATAAAAAGTCTTTAGAGGCTGTTCCTGAATTATCGATGTTCATTAAACCTATAGTAGAAGATTTAAATACCAAGTTAGATCCATTGATGGATGGTGTATATGAAGAGATGTATGCACATTTTTCTTCTGGTAAAGAGTTTATATTCAACATTATGGAATATATAGGTCAAGAAAATGTACAAAAGTTGTATCTCATTTCTGATACACCATTTGCCTTGTACACATCAGGCGTTTCATATATTCAAAAAGATTCAGATAAGGCGAAAGAACTGTTAAGTAAAATAGAAAATACACAAGAATTCCCTTTTTATTACTACAGATTAGCAAAAATCTATGAAAAGGAAGATATGAAAAAAGCTTTTGAACTTCACAAAAAAGCTGTAGAAGAAAATAATAAATTAGCAGATTTTGCTCTTGGGAGATACACATATTCTGGCCTTTATCCAAACGCTCGATATAATTTCATGAAAAACGATGATAAAATAATTTGGGTTGGAAATATATCAGAAAAATTCTCTACGCTTGGAATTATACATCCAATAAGAAGCTGGAAAAAAGGTAATAATTTTATGTATGCAATTCCTTATCCTGCTGATGAGGCATTAAAAATCTACGAAGAAAGAGAAAAAGAAACGTATAAGACAAAACCTTTCGAAGTTAAAAAAGAATACATTTTAAAAGGTTTAATTGACTCAGAATTCAATGAGTTAAAGGTAGTTGGGTTTGAAGAAGAAAAATACAAAAGTATATTTGATGATTTAGAAATAACAGTAAACCAAGATTCAAAAAATCTTTTAATTATAGGCGAGTTTGAAAAAAATTACGACATGTCAAGCCTTTTAAAAAATGCAGAAAAAGTCCTGGCTTTTGTATATGTTCCTGATTTAAACGATAGAGAAAATATAATATGGTTTGGACCTAATTTTAGAGTTCTTAGAACTACAAAACAACTCGAAGAACTATTCAAAAAAGAAGGATTTAAAATAACAAAACTAGAAGCATTAAACGATAATTTAAGAAGTATTTTAGCTCAAAAATCATAG
- a CDS encoding polysaccharide pyruvyl transferase family protein → MFEEIFKLIEKGELNKAQELIDKTPENDPKRYNVSGLIYYQKKELEKAKEEFEKGLKIDAVDSDLLFNYGYLLKEMNQEKEAWRYLMRIHKKDWATYDMLGDIEFKTRSKLSALRFYKKAAELTDSPEEMKKKFLDMRNNIKQDTKIAFLCLPGLDNFLKDIVETFSLAYDVKLVVTKDGNQIAEAIKWADIVWLEWANDLAIFATNNVPEIQNKKVVCRLHSYEIFTQFPEKINWANIDKLIFVGDHIKRILHELHPNLNIDPTKEVIIPNGVDLDKFKFSPRKPGYNLAILAHINYKKDPTMWIHIISKLKEVDNRYKLHVGGDFQDPRYFVYFNYIKKEMKIEDNLILHGWIDNVEEFLEDKDYILSTSIHESFGYNIAEAMARGIKPIIHNFDGAKTLWPNKLIYNTIDEAVEKIIEQTYDSEGYRRFIEDNYSLEKQIDLIENLLNKIPAQRNSDSDSYYSLIGSYGSGNLGDELIGYSILKESIIGEKVKYVGTFNKEISSQLYGNYKYFNYLQPKEAFEAIKNSQGLIFGGGGIFYDYGDPRPNALWYRIYLAAITMLQIKKPVFFLNIGCNEVHLQQNKQLIKDIFDYADFISVRDIESFEFLKEIGVDNEINLGADNVFLLYEKVSFPNVQKEHLFGIELRPIQELVYRNPTKDKEIAKKIAFVIDNLYKRMGIQAIFYSTYLGYDDKFYELITTYIENKDSIYIFEQNYNFLELLKSLKKCQFFVGMSLHSLIFSSLVNTKFIGISYNSKVEIFCKMMNDGKYCIEYPEFDPDELLTECLSILENKNLNYEPKLKELNLRTLNSQQKLYNKLKNPVKYKDFKIQSKEMEKFFSHLL, encoded by the coding sequence ATGTTTGAAGAAATCTTTAAACTGATAGAAAAAGGAGAACTAAACAAAGCTCAAGAATTGATAGACAAAACCCCAGAAAATGATCCAAAACGATACAACGTAAGTGGACTCATATATTATCAGAAAAAAGAATTAGAAAAAGCAAAAGAAGAGTTTGAAAAAGGATTAAAAATAGATGCAGTAGATTCAGACCTGTTATTCAATTATGGATACCTACTAAAAGAAATGAACCAAGAGAAAGAAGCATGGAGATACTTAATGAGGATACATAAAAAAGATTGGGCAACATATGATATGTTAGGAGATATAGAATTCAAAACCAGGAGCAAATTATCCGCACTACGATTCTACAAAAAAGCAGCAGAATTAACCGATAGTCCTGAAGAAATGAAGAAAAAATTCTTAGACATGAGAAACAATATAAAACAAGATACTAAGATTGCTTTCCTATGCTTACCTGGATTAGATAACTTCCTAAAAGATATAGTAGAAACCTTCTCACTTGCATACGATGTCAAACTAGTAGTCACAAAAGATGGAAATCAAATAGCAGAAGCTATAAAATGGGCTGATATTGTTTGGTTAGAATGGGCAAATGACTTAGCAATCTTCGCAACAAACAATGTACCTGAAATACAAAATAAGAAAGTTGTATGTAGGTTGCATAGTTACGAGATATTCACTCAGTTTCCAGAGAAAATTAATTGGGCTAATATAGATAAACTAATTTTCGTTGGGGATCATATCAAAAGAATATTGCATGAACTTCATCCAAATCTAAATATAGATCCCACTAAAGAGGTTATTATACCAAATGGTGTTGATCTAGATAAATTCAAATTTTCTCCGCGTAAACCAGGATACAATCTAGCCATTTTGGCTCATATCAATTACAAGAAAGATCCAACAATGTGGATTCATATTATTAGTAAACTTAAAGAGGTAGATAACAGATATAAATTACATGTTGGAGGAGATTTTCAAGATCCTCGCTATTTTGTATATTTTAATTACATTAAAAAAGAAATGAAAATAGAAGATAATCTTATATTACATGGATGGATAGACAATGTAGAAGAATTTTTAGAAGATAAAGATTATATACTATCAACAAGTATTCATGAAAGCTTTGGCTATAATATAGCAGAAGCCATGGCGAGAGGCATAAAACCTATAATCCACAATTTTGATGGAGCAAAGACTTTATGGCCCAACAAGTTAATATACAACACAATCGATGAAGCTGTAGAAAAAATAATAGAGCAAACCTATGATTCAGAAGGCTATAGAAGATTTATAGAAGATAATTATTCATTGGAAAAGCAGATTGATTTGATTGAGAATCTATTAAATAAAATACCTGCACAGAGAAATAGTGACAGTGATTCTTACTATAGTTTAATTGGAAGTTATGGTTCTGGAAATTTAGGAGATGAACTAATTGGCTATAGTATTTTAAAAGAAAGTATCATCGGAGAAAAAGTGAAGTACGTAGGAACTTTTAATAAAGAGATTAGCTCTCAGCTTTATGGTAATTATAAGTACTTTAATTACCTTCAACCAAAGGAAGCATTTGAAGCCATAAAAAATTCACAAGGGTTAATATTTGGAGGAGGAGGAATATTTTATGACTATGGTGATCCAAGGCCAAATGCCTTATGGTACCGAATATACTTGGCAGCAATTACTATGTTACAAATAAAAAAACCTGTGTTTTTCTTAAATATAGGTTGTAATGAGGTTCATCTTCAACAAAATAAACAACTGATAAAAGATATTTTCGATTATGCAGATTTTATTTCAGTTAGAGATATTGAATCTTTTGAATTTTTGAAAGAAATAGGGGTAGATAATGAGATAAATCTGGGAGCAGATAATGTTTTTTTACTCTATGAAAAGGTAAGTTTCCCTAATGTTCAAAAAGAACACTTGTTTGGAATAGAACTTAGACCAATCCAAGAACTAGTTTATAGAAATCCTACTAAAGATAAAGAAATAGCTAAAAAAATAGCTTTTGTTATTGATAATCTATATAAACGTATGGGAATACAGGCAATTTTTTATTCTACATATCTTGGATATGACGATAAATTCTATGAATTAATTACTACCTATATTGAAAATAAAGATTCAATATATATATTTGAACAAAACTATAACTTTCTTGAATTACTGAAAAGCCTCAAGAAATGCCAATTTTTTGTAGGAATGAGTTTGCACTCATTAATATTTTCCTCATTAGTAAATACAAAATTTATTGGAATTTCATATAATTCTAAAGTTGAAATTTTCTGTAAAATGATGAATGATGGAAAATATTGCATTGAATATCCTGAATTTGACCCCGATGAATTATTGACCGAATGTTTATCTATCCTCGAAAACAAAAATTTAAATTATGAACCTAAGCTCAAAGAATTAAATTTAAGAACATTAAATTCGCAACAAAAGCTTTATAACAAATTGAAAAATCCCGTTAAATACAAAGATTTTAAAATTCAATCTAAAGAAATGGAAAAATTTTTTAGTCATTTGTTATAA
- a CDS encoding UDP-3-O-(3-hydroxymyristoyl)glucosamine N-acyltransferase, with the protein MYLSEIEGIEIKKDGYFENFGKLGRIYLENSISFIHSEKYLPDIDQNISCIVCNEELLPFFLGKDIGIVVSKEPKNTFYEIYYTIYSEGRLNYFDNKISDSATISPKATIASSGVIIGDNCVIADNVVIREGTILENNVHIGNNCVLGSDGYEVAKIYGHSKIVPHTGYCILKDNVEILNNCCVCKGLFRGYDTIIEENVKIDNIVQIAHAVKIGKNTEIGAGAVISGNTIIGENVWIGPNVTLSNKIKVGNNAFVSLGAVLINDINDGERVAGNFAYDTKKFMNEFKMKKSKE; encoded by the coding sequence ATGTATTTATCAGAAATAGAAGGTATTGAAATAAAAAAAGATGGATACTTTGAGAATTTTGGTAAATTAGGAAGAATTTATTTAGAAAATTCTATCTCTTTCATACATTCTGAAAAGTACTTACCTGATATAGATCAAAATATTTCTTGCATTGTATGTAATGAAGAATTGTTGCCATTTTTTTTAGGTAAAGACATAGGAATAGTTGTATCAAAAGAACCTAAAAACACGTTTTATGAGATATATTATACAATCTATTCAGAAGGTAGGTTAAATTATTTTGACAACAAAATTTCTGATTCAGCTACTATTTCTCCCAAAGCAACGATTGCAAGTTCTGGTGTAATTATTGGAGATAATTGTGTTATAGCAGATAACGTAGTAATTAGGGAAGGTACTATTTTAGAAAATAACGTACATATTGGAAACAATTGTGTTTTGGGTAGCGATGGTTATGAGGTTGCGAAAATTTATGGGCATAGTAAAATCGTTCCACATACAGGATATTGTATTTTGAAAGATAATGTTGAAATTTTAAACAATTGCTGTGTATGTAAAGGGCTGTTTAGAGGGTACGATACTATTATAGAAGAGAACGTTAAAATAGATAATATTGTACAAATAGCTCATGCAGTTAAAATAGGCAAAAACACAGAAATAGGTGCGGGAGCAGTTATTTCTGGAAATACAATCATAGGAGAGAATGTGTGGATAGGCCCAAATGTGACACTTTCTAATAAAATTAAAGTTGGAAACAATGCTTTTGTTAGTTTAGGTGCAGTTTTAATAAACGATATTAATGATGGAGAAAGAGTTGCAGGTAACTTTGCATACGATACTAAAAAATTCATGAACGAATTCAAAATGAAAAAAAGCAAAGAATAA
- a CDS encoding type II toxin-antitoxin system RelE/ParE family toxin produces the protein MEDFSSKSIKELISLINKEASSNSLKLFKNDVKKLKDRNLLLKIFFAIREIKMDYSVGDLKTGDLRGVRTFKINYNNVAYRIAYYVDKPILDSEKTNIMFIHVGSRENFYKELTDYFRNQKSILKYINNKAI, from the coding sequence GTGGAAGATTTTAGTTCAAAAAGTATTAAAGAGCTAATTTCATTAATCAACAAAGAAGCATCTTCGAATAGTTTAAAATTATTCAAAAATGATGTAAAGAAATTAAAAGATAGAAACTTATTATTGAAAATCTTTTTTGCAATACGTGAGATTAAAATGGATTATTCAGTTGGAGACTTAAAAACGGGAGATCTGCGTGGAGTTAGAACATTCAAAATTAACTACAATAATGTTGCATATAGAATTGCGTATTATGTTGATAAGCCGATCTTGGATTCTGAAAAGACGAATATAATGTTCATTCATGTAGGTTCAAGGGAAAATTTTTATAAAGAACTAACGGATTATTTTAGAAACCAGAAAAGCATCTTAAAATATATTAATAACAAAGCTATTTAA
- a CDS encoding glycosyltransferase: MKILIIGYMHPKLDKRVFRTVRTLSKSNEIIYQYWTDKEEKKYQDGNITYMPIKYTKETNKDSPFEKLINRRAFDKIICDLIENEDYDILYMHHFLASRPLNPFKIAKKRNKKIVYDIHEYHPENFLAELPAIIGDLKTAVIWRLFKKQLNLSNLAIFVSDETRDDIINKTKISKEKTFIMPNYASFSIKPDIQKKRKEIVLVGKTTRKIEDEKKLLNILIKKGFSFKVIGMDSKEFDDIPHTATSFLPYNEMMEELSKASFSLISYNTVKKKLQKRYICTSIQILRFYSCRNASYY, translated from the coding sequence ATGAAAATACTTATTATAGGTTACATGCATCCAAAGCTTGATAAAAGAGTCTTCAGAACCGTTAGAACTCTTTCTAAATCAAATGAGATTATATACCAATATTGGACAGATAAAGAAGAAAAAAAGTATCAGGATGGAAATATCACGTATATGCCAATTAAATATACAAAAGAAACTAATAAAGACAGTCCTTTTGAAAAGTTAATAAATAGAAGAGCATTCGATAAAATAATTTGTGATTTAATTGAAAATGAAGATTACGATATATTATACATGCACCATTTTTTAGCAAGTAGACCACTTAACCCCTTTAAAATAGCGAAAAAACGAAATAAGAAAATAGTTTACGACATACACGAATATCATCCTGAGAACTTTTTAGCAGAACTACCTGCAATCATTGGTGATTTAAAAACGGCGGTAATATGGCGCCTATTCAAAAAACAATTGAATTTATCAAATTTAGCCATCTTTGTTTCTGACGAAACAAGAGATGATATTATTAATAAAACAAAAATAAGTAAAGAAAAAACATTTATTATGCCTAATTACGCCTCTTTTAGCATAAAACCTGATATTCAAAAAAAACGAAAAGAAATCGTCTTGGTAGGCAAAACGACGAGGAAAATAGAAGACGAGAAAAAACTACTCAATATTCTTATTAAAAAAGGCTTTTCTTTCAAAGTCATAGGCATGGATTCAAAAGAGTTTGACGATATTCCACACACCGCAACATCTTTCTTGCCTTACAATGAAATGATGGAAGAGTTATCAAAAGCCTCTTTTTCTTTAATTTCGTACAACACTGTAAAAAAAAAATTACAAAAACGATATATTTGCACTTCCATACAAATATTACGATTCTATAGCTGCAGGAACGCCAGTTATTATTAA
- a CDS encoding GNAT family N-acetyltransferase produces MEVLYRQATINDYDQMYNLWKNIEGMGLSDSDTKENIEKFLNKNQGLNYICEKEGKIIGTILCGEDGRRGYLYHLAVDKDYRRKGIGTKLVNLVFDNLKKKGIIKCHLFVYYENELGKTFWEKTGWHKRNELLIYSKDIE; encoded by the coding sequence ATGGAAGTACTATATCGGCAAGCAACGATAAATGATTATGATCAAATGTATAATCTATGGAAAAACATCGAAGGTATGGGTCTCAGTGATTCTGATACAAAAGAAAATATAGAAAAATTCTTGAATAAGAATCAAGGATTAAATTATATCTGCGAAAAAGAAGGAAAAATAATAGGCACAATTTTATGTGGCGAAGACGGCAGAAGAGGTTATCTCTATCATCTCGCTGTTGATAAAGATTACAGAAGAAAAGGAATAGGAACGAAACTGGTAAACTTAGTTTTTGATAATCTAAAGAAAAAAGGCATTATAAAATGTCACCTTTTTGTTTATTATGAAAACGAATTGGGTAAAACATTTTGGGAAAAAACTGGATGGCACAAAAGAAATGAATTACTAATATATTCGAAGGATATAGAATAA
- a CDS encoding glycosyltransferase: MKTVIIFPGALDLIFFINEIPFLKKYFKRIVVISYYGDKNKYEEIAKRYDLNYYMVKKHSWLNIFNINFFKWFFSKDVLREIKENCSFSFKGIKRFFYIIYYGLFYVDSKKFILQEIKEHSDNDFFLYSFWLSRGAYVISNFYSLKTALNIKKIVSRAHGYDLYIDRNELNYLPFRSYIDKNLDQIHFISEAGLQYYENNFSSNSKLKKFVTRMGTSNPKGIRKQIYQKDKITIASCSLIKPVKRLDLIIDILSKVPYDYYWIHIGSGETEKEIIKYATEKLPPNKFEFLGFVSNDKILDVYKQYDADFFINLSDSEGLPVSIMEAMSFGIPVIARNVGGVSEIVNSSNGLLLNEPLEETFCEQIIDFMKCRFNDIDRYLFLSNNCFRTWNEQYNLEKNNKIFLKRIFEE; encoded by the coding sequence ATGAAAACTGTTATTATATTTCCTGGGGCTCTAGATTTAATCTTTTTCATAAACGAAATTCCTTTTTTAAAAAAGTATTTTAAGCGAATAGTCGTCATTTCTTATTATGGTGATAAAAACAAGTATGAAGAAATTGCTAAAAGATATGATTTAAATTACTATATGGTTAAAAAACATTCTTGGTTAAATATTTTTAATATAAATTTTTTTAAATGGTTTTTTTCTAAAGATGTTTTAAGAGAAATAAAAGAAAACTGTTCTTTTTCATTCAAAGGAATTAAAAGATTTTTTTACATTATTTACTATGGTTTATTTTATGTTGATAGCAAAAAATTTATTTTGCAAGAGATAAAGGAACATAGCGATAATGATTTTTTTCTCTATTCTTTTTGGTTAAGTAGAGGAGCATACGTTATTTCTAACTTTTATAGTTTGAAAACAGCTCTTAACATCAAAAAAATAGTGTCAAGAGCTCATGGTTACGATTTGTACATTGATAGGAATGAGTTAAATTATTTGCCTTTTAGATCTTATATCGATAAAAATTTAGACCAAATTCATTTTATTTCCGAAGCTGGCTTACAGTATTATGAAAACAATTTTTCTTCTAATTCTAAATTAAAAAAGTTTGTTACAAGAATGGGCACTTCAAATCCCAAAGGAATTAGAAAACAAATATATCAGAAAGATAAAATTACAATTGCATCATGTTCGTTAATTAAACCTGTTAAAAGACTTGATTTGATAATAGATATTTTATCAAAGGTTCCTTATGATTATTATTGGATTCACATAGGAAGTGGGGAAACAGAAAAAGAAATTATAAAATATGCCACTGAGAAGTTACCGCCGAACAAATTTGAATTTTTAGGATTCGTCAGTAACGATAAAATTTTAGATGTGTATAAGCAGTATGATGCCGATTTTTTTATTAATCTTAGTGATTCTGAAGGACTACCTGTTTCGATAATGGAAGCAATGTCATTTGGAATTCCAGTTATTGCAAGAAATGTTGGCGGCGTAAGCGAGATCGTTAATAGTTCAAATGGATTGTTATTAAATGAACCATTAGAAGAAACTTTTTGTGAACAAATAATAGACTTTATGAAATGTAGGTTTAATGATATCGACCGTTATCTATTTTTGTCGAATAATTGTTTTAGAACTTGGAATGAACAATATAATTTAGAAAAAAATAATAAAATATTTCTCAAAAGAATTTTTGAGGAATGA
- a CDS encoding glycosyltransferase, with product MDFYYVTLECLEKSLGVKKKVLGQMEAFKSFGFNVSLIKTVQKGVLFRVFEMQKSLKINKNAVYYFRGFGFLFVFFKRKLRKLKKNGNILVLEIPTPIITSEKEFVKSKDNMLVKKIKWFLFNHSFPSVLEYFDLIVEYAPEDLKYTQGIENKFVYISNGVDVESIKLKDKNESNSINLISVANISYWHGFDRVIKGLYEYYYGDNKLVTPEVFYYCVGEGDDLENLKKMVEELNLEKYVIFPGAKSGKELNNIFDKSDIAIGSLANHRKGLFYDAALKNREYCARGVPFILASPDSDFPEMFPYVFRVSSDERAVNIKEIISWYERLIQENPDYSIEMRKYAEEHLSWQAKLMPVLERINKLSYENK from the coding sequence TTGGATTTTTATTATGTAACCTTAGAGTGTTTAGAAAAAAGTTTAGGTGTTAAAAAGAAAGTCTTAGGTCAAATGGAAGCGTTCAAAAGTTTTGGGTTTAATGTAAGTTTAATTAAGACAGTTCAGAAGGGAGTTTTATTCAGAGTTTTTGAAATGCAGAAATCATTAAAAATTAATAAAAATGCTGTTTATTACTTTAGAGGATTTGGTTTTTTATTTGTATTTTTTAAAAGAAAATTACGAAAGTTAAAAAAGAACGGCAATATACTTGTTTTGGAGATTCCTACACCTATTATTACATCTGAAAAGGAATTTGTTAAGAGCAAAGATAATATGCTTGTAAAAAAGATAAAATGGTTTTTGTTTAATCATTCTTTTCCAAGTGTTTTAGAGTACTTTGATTTAATAGTAGAATATGCACCAGAGGATTTAAAATATACTCAGGGAATAGAAAATAAATTTGTATACATTTCCAACGGAGTAGATGTTGAAAGCATAAAACTAAAAGATAAAAATGAAAGCAATAGTATTAATTTAATTTCTGTTGCTAATATAAGTTACTGGCATGGTTTTGATAGAGTCATTAAAGGACTTTATGAATATTATTATGGTGATAATAAGTTAGTTACTCCAGAAGTATTTTATTACTGTGTTGGTGAAGGTGATGATTTAGAAAATTTAAAAAAAATGGTAGAAGAGTTGAATTTAGAAAAATATGTTATCTTTCCCGGTGCAAAAAGTGGAAAGGAATTGAACAACATATTTGATAAGTCTGATATTGCAATAGGAAGTTTAGCAAATCATAGAAAAGGGCTATTTTATGATGCTGCTTTAAAAAACAGGGAATATTGTGCAAGAGGAGTCCCTTTTATTTTGGCTTCACCTGATTCTGATTTTCCTGAAATGTTTCCTTATGTGTTCCGAGTTTCTTCTGACGAAAGAGCTGTAAATATAAAGGAAATTATAAGTTGGTATGAAAGGCTAATTCAAGAAAATCCAGATTATTCTATAGAAATGAGAAAATATGCAGAAGAGCATTTAAGCTGGCAAGCAAAACTAATGCCCGTTTTAGAGAGAATTAATAAGTTGAGTTACGAAAATAAGTAG